A single region of the Bacillus cereus genome encodes:
- a CDS encoding transporter substrate-binding domain-containing protein, whose protein sequence is MKKLLSISFALILIVSMFSACSNGEEKANVKNKKVLVMGTSADYKPYEYVEASKSDEIIGFDVDIAKYIGKELGYEVKVKDMDFGGLLASLNSGKIDFVMAGMTPTAERKNNADFTDIYFVAKNMIVSKKGSNIKSLEDLKGKKVGVQTGSIQEEKAKEFQKQVDFKAEGRDRIPEIVQEIKAGRFDAAIIEDTVAKNYLEKMKELQGIEIQEAPEEVGAAIALPKNSDKTEEFNKVIKKMQENGEMDKLVKKWFGSGK, encoded by the coding sequence ATGAAGAAGTTATTATCAATATCATTTGCACTTATTTTAATTGTAAGTATGTTCAGTGCTTGTAGTAATGGGGAAGAAAAGGCGAATGTCAAAAATAAAAAAGTACTCGTTATGGGGACTTCAGCAGACTATAAACCGTATGAATACGTGGAAGCTTCAAAAAGTGATGAAATTATCGGCTTTGATGTTGATATTGCCAAATATATCGGAAAAGAACTTGGATACGAAGTGAAAGTGAAAGACATGGATTTTGGTGGATTATTAGCATCTCTTAATTCAGGAAAAATTGATTTCGTTATGGCGGGTATGACGCCAACTGCAGAGCGTAAAAATAATGCTGATTTCACAGATATATATTTTGTTGCTAAAAATATGATTGTTTCAAAAAAGGGCTCTAATATTAAATCGTTAGAAGATTTAAAAGGGAAAAAAGTAGGGGTACAAACAGGGTCAATTCAAGAAGAAAAGGCAAAAGAATTTCAGAAACAAGTCGATTTCAAAGCTGAGGGACGTGACCGTATACCAGAAATCGTACAAGAAATTAAAGCTGGTCGTTTTGACGCTGCAATTATAGAAGACACGGTTGCAAAAAATTATTTGGAAAAAATGAAAGAACTACAAGGGATTGAAATTCAAGAAGCACCAGAAGAAGTAGGTGCAGCGATTGCTCTTCCAAAAAATAGTGATAAAACAGAAGAATTTAATAAAGTAATTAAGAAAATGCAAGAAAATGGAGAAATGGATAAATTAGTGAAGAAATGGTTTGGCAGCGGAAAATAA
- a CDS encoding BrxA/BrxB family bacilliredoxin: MNDVVRQAREEIVSAGYTELTTPEAVEEAFKRNGTTLVMVNSVCGCAGGIARPAAAHSVHYDKRPNHLVTVFAGQDKEATARAREYFEGYPPSSPSFALLKDGKIVTMVERHEIEGHEPMQVIAKLQSYFEDNCEEL; encoded by the coding sequence ATGAATGATGTTGTCCGTCAAGCACGTGAGGAGATTGTATCTGCAGGATATACAGAATTGACGACACCAGAAGCAGTTGAAGAAGCATTTAAAAGAAATGGTACAACACTTGTAATGGTAAACTCTGTATGTGGCTGTGCAGGTGGCATTGCTCGCCCTGCTGCTGCACATTCCGTACATTATGATAAACGTCCTAACCACCTTGTAACGGTATTTGCGGGGCAAGATAAAGAAGCAACAGCAAGAGCTCGTGAATATTTTGAAGGGTATCCACCTTCATCTCCATCATTTGCTTTATTGAAAGATGGAAAAATTGTAACGATGGTAGAACGTCATGAAATTGAAGGTCATGAACCAATGCAAGTAATTGCAAAACTACAATCTTACTTCGAAGACAATTGCGAAGAACTATAA
- a CDS encoding YjdF family protein, translating to MELTVYHDGQFFVGIITCKEKGKLYGARYTFGTEPSDEEVLIFVNGPLLAYFQHFARCGVEVKEKQRPKSIKRIIRQAAKEVTVKRFTKAQEAISLSYELHKQEKRVQSKEKREAEKQRRRLIKVQKAKQKHRGH from the coding sequence ATGGAGTTGACAGTATATCATGATGGTCAATTTTTTGTAGGAATTATTACATGTAAAGAAAAAGGTAAATTGTATGGTGCGAGGTATACTTTTGGAACGGAACCGTCAGACGAAGAAGTGCTTATATTTGTAAATGGTCCATTGTTAGCATATTTTCAGCACTTTGCAAGATGTGGTGTGGAAGTTAAAGAAAAACAGCGTCCAAAAAGTATAAAGCGTATCATACGACAAGCAGCAAAAGAAGTAACTGTAAAACGTTTTACAAAGGCGCAGGAGGCAATTAGTTTATCTTACGAGTTGCATAAACAAGAAAAGCGAGTGCAATCTAAAGAGAAACGAGAGGCTGAAAAGCAAAGAAGACGTTTAATAAAAGTACAAAAGGCAAAGCAAAAACATCGAGGTCATTAA
- a CDS encoding NUDIX hydrolase, giving the protein MGYVEELRKIVGHRPLILVGAVVLVINESGYVLLQQRTEPYGKWGLPGGLMELGESPEETAYREVYEETGIEVKNLRLINVFSGANYFTKLANGDEFQSVTTAYYTDEYEGNFVMNKEEAVQLKFFPVTELPDYIVGSHKKMIVEYMKIMEK; this is encoded by the coding sequence ATGGGATATGTAGAAGAATTACGAAAAATAGTTGGTCATCGCCCTTTAATTTTAGTTGGTGCTGTTGTACTCGTTATCAATGAAAGCGGATATGTATTATTACAGCAAAGAACAGAGCCTTACGGAAAATGGGGGCTGCCTGGCGGGTTAATGGAGCTTGGTGAATCACCAGAGGAAACAGCTTACCGTGAAGTATACGAAGAGACAGGAATAGAAGTAAAGAACCTTCGATTAATCAATGTATTTTCTGGAGCGAACTATTTTACAAAATTAGCAAACGGTGATGAATTTCAATCTGTAACGACAGCTTATTATACCGATGAATATGAAGGGAACTTTGTTATGAATAAAGAAGAAGCGGTTCAGCTTAAATTCTTCCCAGTAACAGAACTACCCGACTATATTGTAGGATCGCATAAAAAAATGATTGTTGAATATATGAAAATTATGGAAAAGTAA
- a CDS encoding DUF421 domain-containing protein has product MHMHIFEGARHLSNSEWVARAIIAYIFLILVAKAMGQRSIAQLRFLDVVLVLLLGGNISNALSDEKVGLLGSMITTFILVVLHIISSVLMLKWDRWRRFLEPAPIILIHNGSIDFSNLKKARITVEYLFSELRMRNVSDIQTVKLALWEASGVVSIFQYPEYEAVSRRDLKVAGRRSPVSFVLVKDGRIQQDVLALVGKTEDWAREFLEKSAEVESIMLATVDEAHKINILLKK; this is encoded by the coding sequence ATGCATATGCATATTTTTGAAGGGGCACGGCATCTTTCTAATAGTGAATGGGTTGCTCGGGCTATTATAGCGTACATATTTTTAATATTAGTTGCGAAAGCGATGGGGCAAAGATCTATCGCACAACTTCGCTTTTTAGATGTTGTATTAGTGTTATTGCTTGGCGGGAATATTTCTAATGCGCTATCTGACGAAAAGGTCGGATTACTCGGTTCGATGATCACAACGTTCATACTCGTTGTACTTCACATAATAAGCTCTGTTTTAATGTTGAAATGGGATAGATGGAGACGCTTTTTAGAGCCAGCACCTATTATTCTTATACATAATGGTTCCATTGATTTTAGCAATTTAAAAAAAGCGAGAATTACGGTGGAATATTTATTTTCAGAACTTCGCATGCGAAATGTGAGCGATATTCAAACGGTTAAATTAGCATTATGGGAAGCAAGCGGTGTTGTTTCTATATTTCAGTATCCAGAATACGAAGCAGTTTCTCGGCGTGATCTTAAAGTGGCAGGAAGAAGATCTCCAGTTTCTTTTGTGCTAGTAAAGGATGGGAGGATTCAGCAAGATGTTCTTGCTTTAGTAGGAAAAACAGAAGATTGGGCGAGAGAATTTCTAGAGAAGAGTGCAGAAGTCGAATCCATTATGTTAGCTACAGTAGATGAAGCTCATAAAATAAATATTTTGTTAAAAAAATGA
- a CDS encoding FtsW/RodA/SpoVE family cell cycle protein: protein MKRSTEFFKSLDVKLILILFALCVTSITAIYSSQQTGQYGAENFALKQGVNYIIGIVMLLLVASVDSDQLQKLSWPLYIATFASIILLKILPVSSFTPEILGAKRWFRFPVIGSIQPSEFFKIALVMLVANLAVKHNAQYVVRTFKTDLILIGKVMLVAIPPTAVVYSQPDTGMVFLYAAAIACILFMSGIQKKLIALCTVIPVTILSALIFIYVRYEDFFFNNLVTLLKPHQQSRIVGWLNPFENADQGYQTQQSILAVGSGGMEGKGFGEGNVYIPEKHTDFIFATIAEEGGFIVAALVVFLFLLLLYRTIIIGYSADNLFGTLLCAGSIGILTVQIFQNIGMIVGLMPVKGIALPFLSYGGSSLFSNMIMMGLILSVRKTYKKYMFSVK from the coding sequence ATGAAAAGAAGTACCGAGTTTTTTAAGAGTTTAGATGTAAAATTAATTTTAATTTTGTTTGCACTATGTGTTACAAGTATAACGGCTATATATAGCAGTCAGCAAACTGGACAATATGGGGCTGAGAATTTTGCTCTGAAGCAAGGTGTTAACTACATAATTGGGATTGTAATGTTACTTCTTGTTGCAAGTGTTGATTCAGATCAGCTACAAAAACTATCTTGGCCATTGTATATTGCTACATTTGCTTCGATTATTTTGTTGAAGATATTACCAGTTTCAAGCTTTACACCTGAGATACTTGGGGCGAAAAGATGGTTTAGGTTTCCGGTAATTGGATCTATTCAACCGTCGGAGTTTTTCAAAATTGCACTGGTTATGTTAGTAGCAAATTTAGCAGTAAAGCATAATGCACAGTATGTGGTTCGAACATTTAAAACAGACCTAATATTAATAGGGAAGGTAATGTTAGTAGCTATTCCTCCTACGGCTGTTGTATATAGCCAACCGGATACAGGTATGGTGTTCTTATATGCTGCTGCCATTGCATGTATTTTATTTATGTCAGGTATTCAGAAGAAATTGATAGCGTTATGTACAGTTATTCCGGTGACCATATTATCCGCGTTAATATTTATTTACGTAAGGTATGAGGATTTCTTCTTTAATAATTTAGTTACTTTACTAAAACCTCACCAACAGTCGCGTATTGTAGGTTGGTTAAATCCATTTGAAAATGCAGATCAAGGCTATCAAACACAGCAATCGATTTTAGCTGTAGGTAGTGGAGGTATGGAAGGAAAGGGATTTGGCGAAGGGAATGTCTATATCCCGGAGAAGCATACTGACTTTATTTTCGCTACAATTGCCGAAGAAGGTGGATTTATAGTAGCGGCGTTAGTCGTGTTCTTGTTCCTATTGCTACTATATCGAACAATTATTATCGGTTATTCTGCTGATAATTTATTTGGTACATTATTATGTGCTGGATCAATAGGAATACTAACGGTTCAAATATTCCAAAATATCGGTATGATCGTTGGATTAATGCCTGTAAAAGGTATCGCATTACCTTTCTTATCATATGGGGGAAGTTCCTTATTCTCGAATATGATTATGATGGGACTCATATTATCGGTACGGAAAACGTATAAAAAATATATGTTTTCAGTTAAGTAA
- a CDS encoding dihydrolipoamide acetyltransferase family protein encodes MAVENITMPQLGESVTEGTISKWLVNVGDHVNKYDPLAEVMTDKVNAEVPSSFTGIVKELIAGEGDTLAVGEVVCVIQVEGADEVAATAVEEKTKEEPKAEVTTPEKAPKAKQPTDGKPRFSPAVLKLAGEHNVDLDLVEGTGSNGRITRKDILKLVESGNIPQAGAKKEEAVAAVVEARPEAPKAAPVAQKVEAAKPVSVPTMPGDIEIPVTGVRKAIAANMLRSKHEAPHAWMMIEVDVTNLVSYRNTIKGDFKKREGFNLTFFAFFVKAVAQALKEYPQINSMWAGDKIVQKKDINLSIAVATEEELFVPVIKQADEKTIKGIAREITELAGKVRTKSLKADEMQGGTFTINNTGSFGSVQSMGIINYPQAAILQVESIVKRPVIMDNGMFGARDMVNLCLSLDHRVLDGLICGKFLGRVKEILENMSENNTSVY; translated from the coding sequence ATGGCTGTAGAAAATATTACAATGCCTCAGCTCGGGGAGAGCGTTACAGAGGGCACAATTAGTAAATGGCTCGTTAATGTTGGCGATCACGTAAATAAGTATGATCCGCTTGCAGAAGTAATGACTGATAAAGTAAATGCCGAAGTACCATCTTCTTTCACGGGTATTGTGAAAGAGTTAATAGCTGGTGAAGGTGATACGTTAGCTGTAGGTGAAGTTGTTTGTGTCATTCAAGTAGAAGGCGCAGATGAAGTAGCTGCAACAGCTGTTGAGGAAAAAACGAAAGAAGAACCAAAGGCAGAAGTAACTACGCCTGAAAAAGCACCGAAAGCGAAACAACCAACTGATGGAAAACCACGTTTTTCACCAGCGGTATTAAAACTTGCGGGCGAGCATAATGTTGATTTAGATCTAGTAGAAGGTACAGGATCAAATGGACGTATTACTCGTAAAGATATTTTAAAGCTAGTGGAATCTGGAAATATTCCGCAAGCTGGTGCGAAAAAAGAGGAAGCTGTAGCAGCGGTAGTAGAAGCGCGTCCAGAAGCACCAAAAGCAGCGCCGGTAGCACAAAAAGTAGAAGCTGCGAAACCAGTTTCTGTTCCGACAATGCCTGGAGATATCGAAATTCCAGTAACAGGTGTGCGTAAAGCAATTGCAGCGAATATGTTACGTAGTAAACATGAGGCGCCACACGCTTGGATGATGATTGAAGTAGATGTGACAAACCTTGTGTCATACCGTAATACAATTAAAGGCGATTTCAAAAAGCGTGAAGGCTTTAACTTAACGTTCTTTGCTTTCTTCGTAAAAGCAGTAGCACAAGCGTTAAAAGAATATCCTCAAATCAATTCAATGTGGGCTGGCGATAAAATTGTTCAGAAGAAAGATATTAACCTTTCTATCGCTGTTGCAACAGAAGAAGAGTTATTTGTACCAGTAATTAAACAAGCGGACGAGAAGACGATTAAAGGCATCGCTCGTGAAATTACAGAACTTGCAGGAAAAGTACGCACGAAGTCGTTAAAAGCGGACGAAATGCAAGGCGGAACATTTACAATTAATAACACAGGATCATTTGGTTCCGTTCAATCTATGGGGATTATTAATTACCCACAAGCGGCTATTTTACAAGTTGAATCAATTGTAAAACGCCCAGTAATTATGGATAATGGTATGTTTGGTGCTCGTGACATGGTTAACTTATGTTTATCACTTGATCACCGTGTACTTGATGGTTTAATTTGTGGTAAATTCTTAGGACGTGTAAAAGAAATTTTAGAAAACATGTCAGAAAATAATACATCTGTATATTAA
- the bfmBAB gene encoding 3-methyl-2-oxobutanoate dehydrogenase subunit beta yields MAVMSYIDAITLAMREEMERDEKVFVLGEDVGKKGGVFKATHGLYDQFGEDRALDAPLAESAIAGVAIGAAMYGMRPIAEMQFADFIMPAVNQIVSEAAKIRYRSNNDWTCPVTIRAPFGGGVHGALYHSQSVEAMFANQPGLKIVIPSTPYDAKGLLKAAIRDEDPVLFFEHKRAYRLIKGEVPEDDYVLPIGKADVKREGDDITVITYGLCVHFALQAAEKLAQDGISAHILDLRTVYPLDKEAIIEAASKTGKVLLVTEDNKEGSIISEVAAIIAENCLFDLDAPIARLAGPDVPAMPYAPTMEKFFMVNPDKVEKAMRELAEF; encoded by the coding sequence ATGGCTGTAATGTCTTATATTGATGCTATTACATTAGCAATGCGCGAAGAAATGGAACGCGATGAGAAAGTATTCGTTTTAGGAGAAGATGTTGGTAAAAAAGGTGGCGTGTTTAAAGCGACACACGGTTTATATGATCAATTTGGTGAAGATCGTGCACTTGATGCACCGCTTGCAGAATCTGCAATTGCTGGGGTAGCAATTGGTGCGGCAATGTATGGTATGCGCCCAATCGCTGAAATGCAGTTTGCTGATTTCATCATGCCAGCAGTAAACCAAATTGTTTCTGAGGCAGCAAAAATTCGTTATCGTTCTAACAACGATTGGACTTGTCCAGTTACAATACGTGCGCCATTTGGTGGGGGTGTTCACGGTGCATTGTATCATTCACAATCTGTAGAAGCGATGTTTGCAAACCAACCAGGTTTAAAAATTGTTATTCCTTCTACACCATATGATGCAAAAGGTTTACTAAAAGCTGCAATTCGTGATGAAGATCCAGTATTATTCTTTGAACATAAACGTGCATACCGCTTAATTAAAGGTGAAGTGCCAGAAGATGACTACGTATTACCAATCGGAAAAGCAGATGTAAAACGCGAAGGTGATGATATTACCGTTATCACATACGGATTATGTGTTCACTTTGCTCTTCAAGCAGCTGAAAAGTTAGCACAAGATGGCATCTCTGCACACATTCTTGATTTACGTACTGTATATCCGTTAGATAAAGAAGCGATCATTGAAGCAGCTTCTAAAACGGGTAAAGTTCTTCTTGTAACAGAAGACAATAAAGAAGGAAGTATTATAAGTGAAGTGGCAGCAATTATTGCTGAAAATTGCCTGTTTGATTTAGATGCACCAATTGCACGTCTTGCAGGTCCAGATGTTCCAGCAATGCCATATGCACCAACAATGGAAAAATTCTTTATGGTAAATCCAGATAAAGTTGAAAAAGCAATGCGTGAACTTGCGGAATTTTAA